A window of the Streptomyces sp. Ag109_O5-10 genome harbors these coding sequences:
- a CDS encoding M91 family zinc metallopeptidase: MRAQTRPGAVEATGAGPQRSAAATVRPPVRDLSPAGVRDFQGTAGNEAVARAVQRLRDPVATVQRTRTADPEIQPIVDAVEEMLGTARSLITTAQGFAFRLRGRESQQKHCDDLGMSLDTAEHMVYGQFRADGPAGRTANPRTTALKALLDEIQQRHIEYVGILRRFGLRPVGADIGPQDTEGLAQLSDTWSRVVGGQGIRTSSTPRPFGEDRTPAPVRGFEDQMLSHHARLLSRQHGRDLVGGLTAGVAGAGTAMVGVVPFHPEQIEFMGGNSAVGAEAAVDTPEGLASAPDTPGRGSTSVVAVPHGLRDSEGAHEGEAVSPAFLVYGHELIHAQHNMHGINIRSIGDEEAATVTGNETSTALHEQRRVPVTTEEMLRDEHGLPRRGGYT; this comes from the coding sequence GTGCGCGCGCAGACACGGCCCGGCGCGGTCGAGGCGACCGGGGCCGGGCCGCAGCGGTCCGCAGCGGCGACCGTCCGGCCGCCCGTCCGGGACCTGAGCCCTGCGGGCGTCCGGGATTTCCAGGGGACCGCCGGCAACGAAGCGGTGGCCCGGGCGGTCCAGCGGCTCCGGGACCCGGTCGCGACGGTGCAGCGGACCAGGACGGCCGATCCGGAGATCCAGCCCATCGTCGACGCGGTGGAGGAGATGCTGGGCACCGCCCGCTCCTTGATCACCACGGCACAGGGGTTCGCGTTCCGGCTGCGGGGCAGGGAGAGCCAGCAGAAGCACTGCGACGACCTCGGCATGTCTCTGGACACCGCCGAGCACATGGTCTACGGCCAGTTCCGCGCCGACGGCCCGGCCGGCCGGACGGCCAACCCGCGCACCACCGCCCTGAAGGCCCTGCTCGACGAGATCCAGCAGCGGCACATCGAATACGTGGGCATCCTGCGCCGGTTCGGCCTGCGCCCCGTCGGCGCCGACATCGGTCCCCAGGACACCGAGGGCCTGGCGCAGCTGTCCGACACCTGGTCGCGGGTGGTCGGCGGCCAGGGCATCAGGACCTCGTCGACCCCGCGGCCGTTCGGCGAGGACCGTACGCCCGCGCCGGTGCGGGGCTTCGAGGACCAGATGCTGTCCCACCACGCCCGGCTGCTCTCCCGGCAGCACGGCCGGGACCTGGTCGGCGGTCTCACCGCAGGGGTCGCGGGAGCCGGCACGGCCATGGTGGGCGTGGTGCCCTTCCACCCCGAGCAGATCGAGTTCATGGGCGGCAACAGCGCGGTCGGCGCGGAGGCGGCCGTCGACACGCCCGAAGGGCTCGCGTCCGCCCCCGACACCCCCGGCAGGGGCAGCACCAGCGTCGTCGCCGTGCCGCACGGCCTGCGGGACAGCGAGGGCGCGCACGAGGGCGAGGCCGTCTCGCCCGCCTTCCTGGTGTACGGGCATGAACTGATCCACGCGCAGCACAACATGCACGGCATCAACATCCGCAGCATCGGTGACGAGGAGGCGGCGACCGTCACCGGCAACGAGACCTCCACCGCCCTGCACGAGCAGCGGCGGGTGCCGGTCACCACGGAGGAGATGCTGCGCGACGAACACGGCCTGCCACGCCGCGGCGGCTACACCTGA
- a CDS encoding Type 1 glutamine amidotransferase-like domain-containing protein, with protein MKLLLTDSGVRNEGIRAALVDLLGKPIAEADALCIPTAGYGGPYGDPGGPWRFLSGRSPSPMTGLGWKSVGVLELTALPGIDRERWVSWVRDADVLLVNGGDALYLCHWMRESGLADLLPSLRDTVYVGLSAGSMALTPRVGDFFVGWQPPTGGDTALGLVGFSLFPHLGSPEHTMVEAERWAAGIAGPAYAIDAQTAIKVTDAGVEVVSEGNWRLFDPTG; from the coding sequence ATGAAGCTGCTCCTCACCGACTCCGGTGTCAGGAACGAAGGCATTCGGGCGGCACTGGTCGATCTCCTCGGCAAACCGATCGCCGAGGCCGACGCCCTCTGCATCCCCACCGCCGGGTACGGGGGCCCGTACGGGGATCCGGGCGGCCCGTGGCGTTTCCTCAGCGGCCGGTCCCCCAGCCCCATGACGGGGCTCGGGTGGAAGTCGGTGGGCGTGCTGGAACTCACCGCACTGCCCGGCATCGACCGTGAACGCTGGGTCTCCTGGGTCCGGGACGCGGACGTCCTCCTGGTGAACGGCGGCGACGCGCTGTACCTGTGCCACTGGATGCGCGAGTCCGGACTGGCCGACCTCCTCCCGTCGCTGCGCGACACGGTCTACGTGGGGCTCAGCGCCGGCAGCATGGCGCTCACGCCCCGCGTGGGGGACTTCTTCGTCGGCTGGCAGCCCCCCACCGGCGGCGACACCGCGCTGGGACTCGTCGGCTTCTCCCTCTTCCCGCACCTCGGCAGCCCGGAACACACCATGGTCGAGGCGGAACGCTGGGCCGCCGGGATCGCGGGCCCCGCCTACGCCATCGACGCCCAGACCGCCATCAAGGTGACCGACGCCGGCGTCGAGGTCGTCTCCGAGGGGAACTGGAGGCTGTTCGACCCGACGGGGTGA
- a CDS encoding isomerase → MTEIAERLDAYVRFWNTGTEHEQRACAEAAFTDGVEYRAQIGVLGGTQALIDFRNQFAAHMGPVALRLREQPQIHHGRARLRWEILTGDGAETSFATGTDVLHLEEDGRISSVTVFLDRAPEGFDPAAHD, encoded by the coding sequence ATGACCGAGATCGCCGAACGGCTCGACGCATACGTACGGTTCTGGAACACCGGCACCGAGCACGAGCAGCGCGCCTGCGCCGAAGCCGCGTTCACCGACGGCGTCGAGTACCGCGCCCAGATCGGAGTCCTCGGCGGGACACAGGCGCTCATCGACTTCCGCAACCAGTTCGCCGCCCACATGGGCCCGGTCGCCCTCCGGCTGCGCGAGCAGCCGCAGATCCACCACGGCCGCGCCCGGCTCCGCTGGGAGATCCTGACCGGTGACGGCGCGGAGACCTCCTTCGCCACCGGAACCGACGTCCTGCATCTCGAGGAGGACGGCCGGATCAGCTCCGTCACGGTCTTCCTGGACCGGGCACCCGAGGGGTTCGACCCCGCCGCGCACGACTAG
- a CDS encoding beta-galactosidase, whose product MALSRRTFSALAGSAALGFALGGSGGPGAPAAYAARSVPTGPAPAAPRADGRRHTIGYDHYSLVVDGRRLVVWSGELHPFRLPSPSLWRDVLEKMRGHGYNTVSIYVAWNYHSPAPGRYDFTGVRDLDLFLRTAAETGLYVILRPGPYINAEVDAGGFPGWLTATEGAARGTDPTYLGHVDQWLTAVNRIVRRHQHTDGGGTVLLYQIENEYDGHVADPSGPAYMSHLYKKVRADGIHVPLFHNDKGRNGYWIPGSFDTGGEHGKWLYGFDGYPSPSQPPPDWGDFGIGGLKGGATASPRTPGFVPEYGGGWFDPWGGVEFGGKGYAESRRTRDAAYERRFYLTNLANGLTLHNVYMTYGGTTWGWLPAPVVYTSYDYGAAIDEARNVTTKIAPMHQLGHLLQRVPDFAKLDRAADVHVAGLKTYHLTNPDTQAHVYVLRNDGAEEVTSTLRTADGDDVELTVAAHDAKLVTTGLSLGKRKLRYCTAQPMFVLTAGRQDIALFTGRYGEMAHLVLECPSEPFVQRLDAEAAWVYDQGVLHVTAPLGKGGLTRVLVQRGESETPLLLLFADDATSVRLFPYDTPSGTLLAYGPALLRHARLDGSTVHLTGDIVGASGVEVWGPRGIASVTWNGQPVRTRVTVSESLVALAQMPAAPRPALPVLTGWRRKTENPEAAPGFDDSAWQAADRRTSFSTTAVPAGGPVLFADDYGFHYGDVWYRARVEGGIEDLESVSLAYSTGTQGMLMAWLDGVPLGSHRMPVPDAKTVRKGSWTATAEFSADGLKKKQRKKPGHVLSVLVRRMQHDMDGGSLDTHKVARGLTAVSFKGVSPKVSWRIQGAVAADPVRGPQNNGGLYGEREGWHLPGFADGGWEPVTLPRSDEGMGVTWYRTGFRLSVPGGVDASVGLVLEDDPARAYRVQIFLNGWNLGQYVNDVGPQHTFVLPNGILRTRGSNTLALAVLADGTSESGPGVVRLELLGSAAGGVEVVGVDSPGR is encoded by the coding sequence TTGGCGCTCAGCAGACGTACCTTCAGTGCCCTCGCCGGCTCGGCCGCGCTCGGCTTCGCCCTGGGCGGCAGCGGCGGCCCCGGGGCGCCCGCGGCCTACGCGGCACGCAGTGTGCCGACCGGCCCGGCACCGGCCGCGCCGAGAGCCGACGGACGGCGGCACACCATCGGCTACGACCACTACTCCCTCGTCGTGGACGGGCGGCGCCTGGTGGTCTGGTCCGGCGAGCTGCACCCCTTCCGCCTGCCGAGCCCGTCCCTGTGGCGGGACGTCCTGGAGAAGATGCGGGGGCACGGCTACAACACCGTCAGCATCTACGTGGCGTGGAACTACCACTCCCCCGCGCCCGGCCGGTACGACTTCACCGGCGTCCGCGACCTCGACCTCTTCCTGCGCACGGCGGCCGAGACCGGGCTGTACGTGATCCTCCGCCCGGGTCCCTACATCAACGCCGAGGTCGACGCCGGCGGCTTCCCCGGCTGGCTCACCGCGACCGAGGGCGCGGCCCGGGGCACCGACCCGACCTACCTCGGCCACGTCGACCAGTGGCTGACGGCCGTCAACCGCATCGTCCGCCGCCACCAGCACACCGACGGCGGCGGGACCGTCCTGCTCTACCAGATCGAGAACGAGTACGACGGCCACGTCGCCGACCCGAGCGGCCCCGCCTACATGTCCCACCTCTACAAGAAGGTGCGGGCCGACGGCATCCACGTCCCCCTCTTCCACAACGACAAGGGCCGCAACGGCTACTGGATCCCCGGCTCCTTCGACACCGGCGGCGAGCACGGGAAGTGGCTGTACGGCTTCGACGGCTACCCGTCGCCCTCCCAGCCCCCGCCGGACTGGGGCGACTTCGGGATCGGCGGCCTCAAGGGCGGTGCGACCGCGAGCCCGCGCACCCCCGGGTTCGTGCCGGAGTACGGCGGCGGCTGGTTCGACCCCTGGGGCGGGGTCGAGTTCGGCGGCAAGGGCTACGCCGAGTCCCGGCGCACCCGCGACGCGGCCTACGAACGCCGCTTCTACCTCACCAACCTCGCCAACGGCCTCACCCTCCACAACGTCTACATGACCTACGGCGGCACCACCTGGGGCTGGCTGCCGGCACCGGTCGTCTACACGTCGTACGACTACGGCGCCGCCATCGACGAGGCCCGCAACGTCACCACGAAGATCGCGCCGATGCACCAGCTCGGCCATCTCCTGCAGCGCGTCCCGGACTTCGCGAAGCTGGACCGCGCGGCCGACGTCCACGTGGCCGGGCTGAAGACGTACCACCTCACCAACCCCGACACCCAGGCACACGTCTACGTCCTGCGCAACGACGGCGCCGAGGAGGTCACCTCCACGCTGCGCACCGCCGACGGCGACGACGTCGAGCTGACCGTCGCGGCCCACGACGCCAAGCTCGTCACCACCGGCCTCTCCCTCGGCAAGCGGAAGCTGCGCTATTGCACCGCCCAGCCGATGTTCGTGCTCACCGCGGGCCGCCAGGACATCGCCCTGTTCACCGGCCGCTACGGCGAGATGGCGCACCTCGTGCTGGAGTGCCCGAGCGAGCCGTTCGTCCAGCGCCTCGACGCCGAGGCGGCCTGGGTCTACGACCAGGGCGTCCTGCACGTCACCGCACCGCTCGGAAAGGGCGGGCTCACCCGGGTCCTGGTCCAGCGCGGCGAGTCCGAGACCCCGCTGCTCCTCCTCTTCGCCGACGACGCGACCTCCGTACGGCTGTTCCCGTACGACACCCCCTCCGGCACGCTCCTGGCCTACGGCCCGGCGCTGTTGCGCCACGCGAGGCTCGACGGGTCCACCGTCCACCTCACCGGGGACATCGTCGGGGCGAGCGGCGTGGAGGTCTGGGGGCCCCGCGGGATCGCCTCGGTCACCTGGAACGGGCAGCCGGTACGGACCCGGGTGACCGTCTCGGAGAGCCTCGTCGCCCTGGCGCAGATGCCGGCGGCACCGCGGCCGGCGCTGCCGGTCCTCACCGGCTGGCGCCGGAAGACCGAGAACCCCGAGGCCGCGCCCGGCTTCGACGACTCGGCGTGGCAGGCCGCCGACAGGAGGACGTCGTTCAGCACGACGGCCGTCCCGGCGGGCGGGCCGGTGCTCTTCGCCGACGACTACGGCTTCCACTACGGGGACGTCTGGTACCGGGCACGGGTGGAGGGCGGCATCGAGGACCTGGAGTCCGTCTCCCTCGCCTACAGCACCGGCACCCAGGGCATGCTGATGGCCTGGCTGGACGGGGTGCCGCTGGGCTCGCACCGGATGCCCGTGCCGGATGCGAAGACGGTACGCAAGGGGAGCTGGACGGCCACGGCCGAGTTCTCCGCCGACGGGCTGAAGAAGAAGCAGCGGAAGAAGCCGGGGCACGTCCTGTCCGTGCTGGTGCGGCGGATGCAGCACGACATGGACGGCGGGTCGCTTGACACCCACAAGGTGGCGCGCGGGCTGACCGCCGTCTCCTTCAAGGGCGTCTCGCCGAAGGTGAGCTGGCGGATCCAGGGGGCGGTGGCCGCGGATCCGGTGCGGGGGCCGCAGAACAACGGCGGGCTGTACGGGGAACGGGAGGGCTGGCACCTGCCCGGGTTCGCGGACGGCGGCTGGGAGCCGGTCACGCTTCCCCGCTCCGACGAGGGGATGGGGGTCACCTGGTACCGGACCGGCTTCCGGCTGTCCGTGCCGGGCGGGGTGGACGCGTCGGTGGGGCTGGTCCTGGAGGACGATCCGGCGCGGGCCTACCGGGTGCAGATCTTCCTCAACGGGTGGAACCTCGGGCAGTACGTCAATGACGTGGGGCCGCAGCACACGTTCGTGCTGCCGAACGGGATCCTGCGGACCCGGGGGTCCAATACGTTGGCGCTGGCCGTGCTCGCGGATGGGACGAGCGAGTCCGGGCCGGGGGTCGTACGGCTGGAGTTGCTGGGGAGTGCGGCCGGAGGGGTCGAGGTCGTGGGGGTGGACTCCCCCGGCCGTTGA
- a CDS encoding Rrf2 family transcriptional regulator — protein sequence MRISARADYAVRAVLELAVRQGEGPVKAEEIAGAQDIPHKFLEGILGDLRRAGIVDSRRGGGGGYRLAREASAITVADLIRAVDGPIVSVRGERPTGLAYTGTAQPLLPLWIALRANVRRILEGVTVADIAADALPEPVRALAAEPAAWENP from the coding sequence ATGAGGATCTCGGCACGAGCGGATTACGCGGTACGGGCGGTTCTGGAGCTCGCCGTACGCCAGGGTGAGGGCCCCGTGAAGGCGGAGGAGATCGCCGGCGCCCAGGACATCCCGCACAAGTTCCTCGAGGGCATTCTGGGTGACCTCCGGCGTGCCGGGATCGTCGACAGCCGGCGTGGCGGGGGCGGTGGCTACCGGCTGGCGCGGGAGGCGTCCGCGATCACCGTGGCCGACCTGATCCGCGCGGTGGACGGCCCGATCGTCTCGGTGCGCGGCGAGCGCCCGACGGGGCTGGCCTACACCGGCACGGCCCAGCCGCTGCTGCCCCTGTGGATCGCCCTGCGCGCCAACGTCCGCAGGATCCTCGAAGGCGTCACGGTGGCGGACATCGCGGCGGACGCGCTGCCGGAGCCGGTACGGGCGCTGGCGGCGGAACCGGCGGCCTGGGAGAACCCCTGA
- a CDS encoding helix-turn-helix domain-containing protein, giving the protein MTTTITEPVGVLVRRWRERRRRSQLDVALAAELSARHLSCIETGRANPSRDMVRRLCDELDVPLRERNALYLAAGFAPVHRERAYADLGAAREAVEAVLAGHEPNPALAVNVRWELLAANRAMGLFLGDVPATVTGPPLNVLRATLHPDGLSARIRNLAQWRAHVLRRIRRQLDRTSATGLAELLTELESYPAPGTPEPPDSGSPYDDLVVPLRLSSDHGDLALLYTTTVFGSPRDVTLDEIAIETFFPADARTAAALRAMTA; this is encoded by the coding sequence ATGACGACGACCATCACCGAGCCGGTCGGGGTGCTGGTGCGGCGCTGGCGGGAGCGGCGGCGGCGTTCGCAGCTGGACGTGGCGCTCGCCGCCGAGTTGTCCGCCCGGCACCTGAGCTGCATCGAGACGGGGCGGGCCAACCCGAGCCGGGACATGGTCCGGCGGCTGTGCGACGAGCTCGACGTGCCGCTGCGGGAGCGCAACGCCCTTTATCTGGCGGCCGGTTTCGCCCCGGTGCACCGCGAACGCGCCTACGCCGATCTCGGCGCGGCGCGCGAGGCGGTGGAGGCCGTGCTCGCCGGACACGAGCCGAATCCGGCGCTCGCCGTCAACGTGCGGTGGGAGCTGCTGGCCGCCAACCGCGCCATGGGACTGTTCCTCGGTGACGTCCCGGCGACCGTCACCGGGCCGCCCCTGAACGTCCTGCGGGCGACCCTGCACCCCGACGGCCTGTCCGCACGCATCCGCAACCTCGCCCAGTGGCGGGCGCACGTACTGCGCCGGATCCGCCGCCAGCTGGACCGGACCTCGGCCACCGGCCTCGCCGAACTCCTCACGGAACTGGAGAGCTACCCGGCGCCCGGCACACCCGAGCCACCGGACAGCGGATCTCCCTACGACGACCTCGTGGTCCCCCTACGCCTGTCCTCCGACCACGGCGACCTCGCCCTCCTCTACACCACCACCGTCTTCGGCTCCCCACGGGACGTCACCCTCGACGAGATCGCCATCGAGACGTTCTTCCCCGCGGACGCGCGCACCGCCGCGGCGCTGCGCGCGATGACCGCGTGA
- a CDS encoding DUF4360 domain-containing protein encodes MGPRRHRLLFGGALAALLTAGLPAQAQASSSPVFDDPPPDKIVINVATVNGSGCPQGTTAVAVSEDNEAFTVTYSAYLAQAGGNSDPTAFRRNCQLNLVVHVPGGFTYAIASADYRGFASLQPGATGTQRASYYFQGSSNTASANHPFAGPYNDNWQATDTTDWAQLVWAPCGVQRNFNINTELRVSAGSANPGKVSFMTMDSTDGEISTVYHLAWKQCPAK; translated from the coding sequence ATGGGACCCAGGAGACACCGACTCCTGTTCGGCGGAGCGCTGGCCGCGCTGCTCACCGCCGGACTGCCCGCTCAGGCCCAGGCCTCGTCGTCGCCGGTCTTCGACGACCCGCCGCCGGACAAGATCGTCATCAACGTCGCCACGGTGAACGGCTCAGGTTGTCCGCAGGGAACCACCGCGGTCGCCGTGTCCGAGGACAACGAGGCCTTCACCGTCACCTACAGCGCCTACCTCGCCCAGGCGGGCGGCAACTCGGACCCGACCGCCTTCCGGCGCAACTGCCAGCTCAACCTGGTCGTCCACGTGCCCGGCGGCTTCACCTACGCCATCGCCAGCGCCGACTACCGCGGCTTCGCCTCGCTCCAGCCGGGCGCCACCGGCACCCAGCGTGCCTCGTACTACTTCCAGGGCTCCTCCAACACCGCGTCCGCCAACCACCCCTTCGCGGGCCCCTACAACGACAACTGGCAGGCCACCGACACCACCGACTGGGCCCAGCTGGTCTGGGCGCCCTGCGGGGTCCAGCGCAACTTCAACATCAACACCGAGCTGCGGGTGAGCGCCGGCAGCGCGAACCCCGGCAAGGTCAGCTTCATGACCATGGACTCCACCGACGGCGAGATCAGCACCGTCTACCACCTGGCCTGGAAGCAGTGCCCCGCCAAGTAG
- a CDS encoding Lrp/AsnC family transcriptional regulator, with the protein MRGAEGVRVRGRAVVELLDVGRVAAGGVVVAGLVEDGRASHTDLARRAGISALSARRRLAAPAGGLVLRLAAEVDLARLGIRTEALVRMTVAPGRPEETGRWPSRRPQLRFASATTGSANLLVAVAAVDLDALYGFPGHTAGALERVSAREVTPVLTGVKRTGRVRPGSL; encoded by the coding sequence GTGCGCGGCGCCGAGGGCGTGCGGGTCCGCGGCCGGGCGGTAGTCGAACTCCTAGACGTGGGTCGCGTCGCCGCCGGCGGCGTGGTGGTCGCCGGGCTTGTCGAGGACGGGCGGGCCTCCCACACGGACCTCGCCCGCCGCGCCGGCATCAGCGCCCTGTCCGCCCGCCGGCGCCTGGCGGCGCCGGCGGGCGGCCTGGTCCTCAGGCTCGCGGCCGAGGTCGATCTCGCCCGGCTGGGCATCCGTACCGAGGCGTTGGTGCGGATGACGGTGGCTCCCGGCCGCCCGGAGGAGACCGGGCGGTGGCCGAGCCGTCGTCCACAGCTGCGGTTCGCCTCGGCCACCACCGGCTCGGCCAACCTGCTGGTGGCCGTCGCGGCGGTCGACCTCGACGCGCTCTACGGCTTCCCGGGCCACACGGCCGGCGCCCTGGAGCGCGTCTCCGCGAGGGAGGTCACGCCCGTCCTGACCGGGGTCAAGCGGACCGGACGGGTCCGGCCCGGAAGCCTGTGA
- a CDS encoding GlxA family transcriptional regulator, with product MSADIDFLPARPHRVVVLALDGVYPFELGIPNRVFTCVPGAYDVVTCAASEDRTVTTNADFTVTVGHGPEALESADTVVVPPYDMARIAQELSGPDAAALARIQPGTRIVSICTGAFALAAAGMLDGRPATTHWALAPRFRRMFPQVALDPDVLFIDDGDVLTSAGAASGVDVCLHVVRSDHGSAVANSVARQCVVPPWRDGGQAQYIELPVPDEGATGTAATRAWALENLERPLALQELADHARMSRRTFARRFQEETGTSPGRWLIQQRVRRARDLLETSELSVDRIAAEVGFATGTSLRQHLHAAIGVSPQAYRNTFRATAAGRV from the coding sequence ATGTCCGCCGACATCGACTTCCTGCCCGCCCGTCCGCACCGGGTCGTCGTGCTCGCTCTCGACGGGGTCTACCCCTTCGAGCTGGGGATCCCGAACCGGGTCTTCACCTGCGTTCCCGGCGCCTACGACGTCGTGACCTGCGCGGCGAGCGAGGACCGTACGGTGACGACCAACGCCGACTTCACCGTCACCGTCGGGCACGGGCCCGAGGCGCTGGAGAGCGCGGACACCGTGGTCGTACCGCCGTACGACATGGCGCGCATCGCGCAGGAGCTGTCCGGACCCGATGCCGCCGCGCTGGCGCGGATCCAGCCCGGGACCCGCATCGTCTCCATCTGCACGGGGGCGTTCGCGCTCGCGGCGGCCGGGATGCTCGACGGGCGGCCGGCGACGACGCACTGGGCACTCGCGCCGCGGTTCCGGCGGATGTTCCCGCAGGTGGCGCTGGATCCGGACGTGCTGTTCATCGACGACGGGGACGTGCTCACCTCCGCCGGGGCGGCCTCCGGTGTCGACGTGTGCCTGCACGTCGTGCGCTCCGACCACGGCAGCGCGGTCGCCAACAGCGTGGCCCGGCAGTGCGTCGTACCGCCGTGGCGGGACGGCGGCCAGGCGCAGTACATCGAGCTGCCGGTGCCGGACGAGGGTGCCACCGGTACGGCGGCGACCCGGGCGTGGGCCCTGGAGAACCTGGAACGGCCGCTGGCACTGCAGGAGTTGGCCGACCACGCCCGGATGAGCCGGCGCACCTTCGCCCGCCGGTTCCAGGAGGAGACGGGGACCAGCCCCGGGCGCTGGCTGATCCAGCAGCGGGTACGGCGCGCCCGCGACCTCCTGGAGACCAGCGAACTGTCGGTCGACCGCATCGCCGCCGAGGTCGGCTTCGCCACCGGCACCTCGCTGCGGCAGCACCTGCACGCGGCGATCGGCGTCTCCCCGCAGGCCTACCGGAACACGTTCCGGGCCACGGCGGCCGGCCGGGTCTGA
- a CDS encoding pyridoxamine 5'-phosphate oxidase family protein, which produces MASVDSRPAGPRSQEQRKREALERLARDNDVWVATADGTGEPCLVPLAFWWDGETVWLATRDTNPTGRNLIASGRVRLSFGHTRDVVLVHGTARMLTREELPAGVGDAFAAKDGWDPREDHPSYVFFQVTPQVLQAWGTVPELAGRTLMRDGRWLV; this is translated from the coding sequence ATGGCCTCAGTTGACTCTCGCCCCGCCGGACCCCGAAGCCAGGAGCAGCGCAAGCGCGAGGCGCTGGAACGGCTCGCCCGGGACAACGACGTGTGGGTCGCCACGGCCGACGGCACCGGCGAGCCGTGCCTCGTTCCGCTCGCCTTCTGGTGGGACGGCGAGACCGTGTGGCTGGCCACCCGCGACACCAACCCGACCGGGCGCAATCTCATCGCCTCCGGCCGGGTCCGGCTCTCCTTCGGCCACACCCGGGATGTCGTCCTGGTCCACGGCACCGCGCGCATGCTGACCCGGGAGGAGCTGCCGGCCGGCGTGGGCGACGCCTTCGCCGCCAAGGACGGCTGGGACCCTCGCGAGGACCACCCGTCGTACGTCTTCTTCCAGGTCACCCCACAGGTGCTGCAGGCCTGGGGAACCGTTCCCGAGCTGGCCGGACGGACCCTGATGCGCGACGGGAGGTGGCTGGTCTAG
- a CDS encoding acyl-CoA dehydrogenase family protein encodes MGATPLLPTPSGPYLGEGQLPADFYSYEELLTDGEREKIGRVRAFLETQAAPLVDDYWARAEFPFQLVPGFGGLGLVDWAHPDSAESKPSNLLSGFLALEFAHADASLATFSGVHTGLAMGSILACGSEEQKRRWLPAMSRFEKIGAFGLTEPHGGSDVAGGLRTTARRDGDGWVLDGAKRWIGNATFADLVVIWARDTETNHVLGFVVEKDTPGFTATKIENKMALRIVQNADIVLDGCRVPEANRLQNANSFKDTAGILRQTRSGVAWQAVGVMFGAYEIALRYAKEREQFGRPIGGFQLVQDLLVKMLGNATASCGMVTRLAQLQDAGIYKDEHSALAKAYCTVRMRENVGWARELLAGNGIVLDYKVGRFVADAEALYSYEGTREIQTLIVGRAVTDGLSAFVK; translated from the coding sequence ATGGGCGCCACTCCGCTCCTGCCGACGCCGTCCGGTCCCTACCTGGGCGAAGGGCAGCTTCCCGCCGACTTCTACTCCTACGAGGAACTCCTGACGGACGGTGAGCGGGAGAAGATCGGGCGCGTCCGTGCGTTCCTCGAAACGCAGGCCGCTCCCCTCGTGGACGACTACTGGGCACGGGCCGAGTTCCCCTTCCAGCTGGTGCCGGGGTTCGGCGGACTCGGGCTCGTGGACTGGGCGCACCCGGACTCCGCGGAGTCGAAGCCGAGCAATCTCCTCTCGGGTTTCCTCGCGCTGGAATTCGCCCACGCCGACGCGTCCTTGGCGACCTTCTCCGGCGTGCACACGGGGCTCGCGATGGGCTCCATCCTCGCCTGTGGTTCCGAGGAGCAGAAGCGGCGGTGGCTGCCGGCGATGAGCCGCTTCGAGAAGATCGGGGCCTTCGGGCTGACCGAGCCGCACGGTGGTTCCGACGTGGCCGGCGGCCTGCGGACCACCGCGCGCCGCGACGGCGACGGCTGGGTCCTCGACGGGGCCAAGCGGTGGATCGGCAACGCGACCTTCGCCGACCTGGTCGTCATCTGGGCGCGGGACACCGAGACCAACCACGTACTGGGCTTCGTCGTGGAGAAGGACACCCCCGGGTTCACCGCGACGAAGATCGAGAACAAGATGGCGCTGCGGATCGTGCAGAACGCCGACATCGTGCTCGACGGCTGTCGCGTCCCGGAGGCCAACCGGCTGCAGAACGCGAACTCGTTCAAGGACACCGCGGGCATCCTGCGCCAGACGCGCAGCGGGGTGGCCTGGCAGGCCGTGGGCGTGATGTTCGGCGCGTACGAGATCGCGCTGCGGTACGCGAAGGAGCGCGAGCAGTTCGGGCGCCCGATCGGCGGCTTCCAGCTCGTCCAGGACCTGCTGGTGAAGATGCTCGGCAACGCCACGGCCTCGTGCGGGATGGTGACGCGGCTGGCCCAGTTGCAGGACGCCGGGATCTACAAGGACGAGCACTCCGCCCTGGCGAAGGCGTACTGCACCGTGCGGATGCGGGAGAACGTCGGCTGGGCCCGGGAGCTGCTGGCCGGCAACGGCATCGTCCTCGACTACAAGGTCGGCCGCTTCGTCGCCGACGCCGAGGCCCTCTACTCGTACGAGGGCACGCGGGAGATCCAGACCCTGATCGTGGGACGCGCCGTCACCGACGGCTTGAGCGCGTTCGTGAAGTGA